The Raphanus sativus cultivar WK10039 unplaced genomic scaffold, ASM80110v3 Scaffold0241, whole genome shotgun sequence genome contains the following window.
TAGAATAACTTGTTTCCTAAGTTATCtcttgaagcttatccaacatctACTTGATAGTTTTCTTAGTGGTCTGGgtttcctttttgtttgtttcaataTTGATCAGTAACACTGGACCTGATTTTCTGTTAACCAATTGAATCTGGTCAAAGAAGTATCATGTTTAGTACCTCTATTTCTTCTCTATTTTTAATTAGTAGCCTCATGGAGTTCTAGATGTTTACATATTCTTAGCTTATATTATGAGGTGCATGAATGGTGTTGAATGCAAGCTCAAGAGTCAAAGAGTCGTATATGAAACACATTTTGTGAGCAGTTACTCGTTTGGAGCAGAGATGTGGCTCTTGTGAGCGGTTAACAGTTGTGGCTAAACTCACTACTGCGAATGTGCTTAAATTTTGGTACTATACTtctataaaaatagaagtttcTTATTCATTACCTTAAACTATAATACACAACCTTTTGATTACACATTACTAGACAATGATTTTGTAGACATGcgtcttttttttgttacactGTAGATATGCGtctatagttatatatatattcatattatttttggaataaCTACGAAATTCTGAATCCGAAGACTCGTACATTTGATTACACATTACTAGACAACGATTTTGGTAgtatgtatatatgtttgatAGGAGAGAATTTCGCTTGGAACATCAGTGGAGGTTTGTTGCAATGTATTGCATCTTCACAGTTCCAGAACATGATCTGCAAAAACAAGCACACAATATGAAAACTCTTGAGAGAGAAATAACATGACTAGTATTCTGTGTGTTGTTCTTCATAACATCTCGACTTACACTCTGCATCAGTCTTGATCCagttttcctttttcttgtTCACTTTAGAGATGGAACCTGGAACGAGAAACCTTCCATTAAGGCTTGGTACCTTGAGATTGCAGCCGTTGATGCAGCTTCTTCTGTCATCTATCTTGCTATCGTTTCTTTCAGGTGTACACATGACAGGATGGACTTTACTTTGGAAGATTTGAACACTCTATAACCAAAACCTCATTAAGTTTCAGAATTTATCAACCAATCTCTTTGGATAAGATTTGAAAACGCTTAAAGCTAAAACGACTCAAACCTTTCTTATATCTTTCTTCATGTGCATGgaataatcatcatcatcttcgtcaTCATCATTTCTCGTCTTTGAAGGAGAGCCGTGGAACTTTTTAAATATCCTTTTAATCAAATCTCTTGTGCCATGTTTCTCCGTTGAGTTACACTCTCTTTCTACTTCCTTTCTTCTCTTGAAGACGCTTTTAAGTAAGCCCTTTATCTTCTTTACTTCATTGATTCTCTTCGTAGGCTCAGTAGATAATGGAACGATACTATGACCTTGCGCGGGACATGCATCAGATTCTGCCTTCGATCTCTCTACTTGTTTACTGCTACTATCCTCAGGATATTCCTCAAGAAACTTGTCTAGTTTCTCAGTAACGAGCTTTGCCATCTCTTCCTTTGCTCCGGTTACATCGTCTTCTACAACGGAAGCTGTGAATTTTGGTGTTTCAGGATCTCTACCAAGCGTCCCGATGGCAAGAAAGCCGCTGAACCCGCCTTCGTCAAACCAAAGTTCCTCACCAGTTTTCTGTGGAGTTGGGTCATGATGAGATTGTCTGGAGAAGGAGAATGAGTTTGTTCGGATGTCTTGGACTTCAGAGGACACCTGAGTTCTTAGACAACAGAAACTACCTGAAAGATAGCTTGACTTTATAAGTAAACCAAAAACATATGTGTTAACATTATGAAGATGAAGATTAGGTTATTTGAAAGGTTTCATGGGagatataagttttttttttaaatatgagttatatatatagactATAATAATTTTTGGGTCTAATATATTATAGTAATTATTAAACCTTTGAACTCCTTCGATGGATCAAAGGTACTTCGGTTTATAGTACGCATCCAGCCTATCAGCTGCAAGAGATAAGATTAAGTAAATTAAAAGCtcattaattaacaaaaagaaaataattgattAGCCTAATTGGTACTCACCTTCATGTTGTCCTcgcttcttttatttttcttaagttttcGTTAGGGTTTGTTTATCATATACTTATAGGCATAGATATAACTAGGTCAAGTTTTGAGCTAGAAGTATCGGAGGCCGTGGCATGATTAAATGGGGAGACCCATTTGGGGTTCTTATAAAATGATTTCACTTTTCTGCTAAGAGATGTTTTTTAGACCATAATTAACTTTATTCTTTTAACTGGGGATTTAGTTTCGGATAAGAGACGGTTCTTATTTTACtttagattttaactaaaaaacgaaaaaaactgttttttaaataagagatataaaAATATCTCTTATccgaaaaatgtaaaaaaaaaagtatcaaatCATGAGATTGAGATTAATCAttctcttatattttttatttatgagacgtttcttaatttttcttaattaaaaactaaaaacgtatatattatattatactaaaaatccCACCCTAAGAAATCTCATTGATCATGGTCTGATTGAGCTTAGAACAGTGTATGAGTTATGTTGTTATTGTCTGTACTCTCATGTCGTAATGCGTTGGGATTGGggaatcttaattattttaaccGACACAACTCCAACCAAGCGTACATGAGTATCATAGTCTTCATAGATGACTTGAGCATCTATAAAGGAGTTAAGGACCATAACAATGATTGTGTTATTTGAATCCGTTGGagtattttagcaaaaaaagaaaatccgTAGGAGTTTCTTTACGTGGGGAACGTCTGAAATGTATTAAAGCACGTAAGATGGGACGTTACAGAGATAAAGGAAAGGTTGCTTTCAAACTAAAAGGTACTGTTAATAAGAAAGTCTCTGGCCAGGTAGAGACTACAGAGAGTCTCCCACTTCGTCTCTCTTTTGTTCGGACATGTATGTGAACTTTCTCTCAGAGCATCATTATCAGAGCATCATTATCGTTGGTTCTTAGCCTTGGTCCTTAGTAATTTTGggctaaaaaaaaagaaaaaaggctTAATTAACTAAGAACCATCGAAGAAAGTCCTTTGTTTGGATCTGTTTTGGGCTGGTCTTTGGGACAGGTGGAAGGATGAGATTGGACAGAGCACGTGtcattgtttctctctctccttcccGTCGTCTCCTTCCTCTCCTTCTCTTCGTCTTCTCCTTCTCTACTTCTCTGGACAGAGCAGGTGGAAGATACATTAATGTTATCCCTGCAATAAGGATGCTCGTAGTCGACGTCCTTAGTTTCAGTGAAGCTAACCGAAGAGGAGAAGCGCAATTCTCGTGCTGAGAGGTTAGATTAGGGTTACGAAAGGCGGTGGTGGTGCAGTCGTACGCGAGGATCTTTTTCAGGATCTCGGTGGCAACAAGGGAGATTTATCCACGTGATGTGACGACGGCGGAGTTAAGGGAAGCGGAAAGTGTTTTGATTAATCATATGACGGGGAAGGAGTATAGGCTTAAAGCGATTGGTGATGCCGGGCCTGTGATTGATGCTGGTGGTATCATTGCGTATGCGAGGAAAGCTGGGATGATTCCTTCTGCAGCTGCTTGATTGATTTCTCCCTGCCAGGTATGAGAGATGAAGATTGCTAATTTGTGGAATGTGATTGAATGGTATAGTACTCTTGGGAGCTTGATGATGATGCAAAAACATAGTGTTTATCCCTTTTCTTGTTGAGATAACAAAGTGGTAAAGATTCTAGTGTAATTAGGCTCTGTTAGAAGAACTGTGTGATCGTCATCTTTAATCATGTTCTCTGTTATGTAGTGAAAACTGGTGTACGAGAGATGAGCTTGAGTAGATTGATGCACGTGAAGTCTTGTTTTGACTCCTTCCTTTTCAGGAATGTGAAGACCGTTTAATATCTTTGTTAATCGGGTTCTACCTGTTCTTCACAAAAGGCATGTAAGAGGGAGTGTGGTGGTTGTGGGTCTGTGGTGAGGAAGGAGAGAGATGAAGATATTGCGCTCGTTGTGCCTCCTGTTTTCAGCTTCTGTACAAAGATATTATGTTTCATCACTTCATGTCATGATCATCTTATTGCTATGTCTAGGGATTTTATAGTTCTTTAGTTGAGCAGCTTTCATGAAAGTGATAATCTATAAGAACTTGATCACCAGAAAGTTAGATTCGAGACTTAGTTGAGCTTTAGAGTTTATTGATATAGCTGCACATGTAATGTAACCAGGTACTCGATGCAAAAGAGCAGATAGAAGCAAGGGACATGTACTGGGAAGCTGTGAGTATTGTTTCTGTTTCAAGTTCTTATGCTTGTTCTCTATCTGTTTCATACTTCATGTGCGTGTGCTTTGTTGTTCTGTTTTATGTTTCATGTTTCAAGTTGTAATGCTTGTTATGTACTTCAAATGATTTTTACTAAGATATAACATAAAAGTTTCTACCAATAATCTACATATTTGCTTGTATTTCTTAATATTGTCTcttaatcaaaaaataataataaaaaatgctaAGAGACAACAATTTTGTCCCTGCAATAATGTTGCTCTCACAAACCACCAGGCAAGGGCGGACCCATATGATAGAAGATGTCAGCTGACCCTCATTAacctgataattttttttttaactttatagtAATAGTAATTAAGAAAATCAATGAATGACacgttttattttgttgttcaCACCCATCAATTTTTCCATTTACTTGAAACAAAATGTCATGTTTGGTTATTCTTTAATAgtactaactagattttgatatttggatTATAAACAAATTTTGATATGAATTCATATTTTAggattttgtatattattatgttataaagTCATACTATATCAAATaaggattttttaaaaattatataaatttcaaattaatttatttaaaattttatatgtacaCTTTTATAAAACTCTTTATTAGGCTTATGCATTTAATCCGGACCCAAAAACTGAACTGAAATCAACACGAAAATATAGGTTCGAGTTttagatatatcaaaataccTATTGAGATTTTTTTGGACCCGTGAATTTCTGTTCGAGTTCGGGTATCGAAAGTAccctaaatgttatatatataatgtatatttagGTATTTCAGATATGTTGTTagtattacaatttttttgagtttcagatttgaatttttggttatagttttgggtttcgataaaatttcaaaattgttaaattatattttgggtgatataatcaattttataattaatgtgTAATGTTAGAGGTCTATATTGAGTATAAATTATGGTGTATAATAATATTGCATAACAACCATAATGTTaagtgataaaatattttagaaaagaagtGTATCACATGAAATAAAGAGTAAAAATatgattcattaaaaatatttaaaattttgcatagttagaaaataataaataattatacacTAGACcaataaaagttttatagtaGATTTTTAGAATAATATTTCTAATAGCATAGATGCAggtacataaattaatatatggtTATGATCcgttataattttgttttggttatgtATCAGTGGTCAATTAAAACTAGAATGAAGACACTATAATTCTCTTGAAATTGTAATGTAGACAAAATAAAGCTAATAGTAATACTATCAACGAATATGTATGTAGTTGTCCTAGATGTATAATATGATATTCTAAGGATTTTAATTAGGGTTTAAGGATATTAATGATATACGAAATCAGAATGTACATATGTAATTATTAGGAAATATATAGGAAGATTATTCAGGTGGTCTAGAAATATTAACGAATAGATGCAACAACCTTTTACAGTAGATCTtcttagaataatttttttaataatataaatattttatggcagatattttattaatggtgcgagagaaaaaaacatatggggaattgtattttcaattttttttgttaaaacatattttcattttttttggtaaaacatatatatatattatatcaggAATGATTGGTAACTAGTgataaaaagcttaaaattgctaaaaaaatgttttgctaAGAGCTAAATTTGGTAAATGTTTTTGCtaaaagaattttgtttttgctaaaatggtacattataaaatataaatgtacaAGGGTTACAATCAGGTAATCAATTAGTCTAAAAAACTAATGACAAACAGCTGCTGTTGTATATTAAAAGCTCACATCCCTAGTTTTTAGACTAattcatatatgatatatttttaaaatataaaaaaccggtaaaaaaaatttataagtcCGCTCTACCACCACTTCTGCGATCGCACGACATGACATGACACAACACAGTTGTATCTATTATCATTCATGTCTATTTATACTGTTCATTCTTGCATGCTTTTTCCCCTCAAACGGAAAGTGATGTAAATCTTCAAAAAGAGATGATGTGTTTCTATCTCGAGCAAGCAATAGAAGTCTCTAGCTCTTCGAGAGAGTCCAATTTGCGACCGGGTTTTTTGTCCTGGCCCTTTCACTTCACCCAGTCACTggctataatttttatttagacAAAACAATTTGTGTGCAAGTGGCTTAAAGTTTATGTATAAATTTCAGTGGGAAagtgatagatataaaataatccACTAGTGAATGGATCAACCTGTGGTGGATCtacataaattattaatttagggaATAGTTAAATGTATGCTAACATTTCTTGCTTTTGTCATGGACCTTAGTTGAATGGTAACTGGATAGATTTGGGTCCCCAATACGTTTTTAAACACgaaattaaatcatattatttttggacACTTACTTAGATCACTGCTTAAGAAGAGACTAAACTCtatctctctatatataaacAATGGGATACTttcaagttaataaaaaaaaacatttctt
Protein-coding sequences here:
- the LOC108810530 gene encoding protein LAZY 1-like, whose translation is MKLIGWMRTINRSTFDPSKEFKGSFCCLRTQVSSEVQDIRTNSFSFSRQSHHDPTPQKTGEELWFDEGGFSGFLAIGTLGRDPETPKFTASVVEDDVTGAKEEMAKLVTEKLDKFLEEYPEDSSSKQVERSKAESDACPAQGHSIVPLSTEPTKRINEVKKIKGLLKSVFKRRKEVERECNSTEKHGTRDLIKRIFKKFHGSPSKTRNDDDEDDDDYSMHMKKDIRKSVQIFQSKVHPVMCTPERNDSKIDDRRSCINGCNLKVPSLNGRFLVPGSISKVNKKKENWIKTDAEYHVLEL